In Spinacia oleracea cultivar Varoflay chromosome 5, BTI_SOV_V1, whole genome shotgun sequence, a single window of DNA contains:
- the LOC110783711 gene encoding histone acetyltransferase GCN5 isoform X2: MDSHPPHLNPATAAARSRSSHSHSQSQSPSHSSASVSAATSSLHHHPHHNKRKRNPLPTTTTTPANDAPPSSFLSADTTDDLDSVSAATPADNSSDDAAAATPADNEDDDDDDNDNFPPNDSSSIRTFTAARLDNAPRSSKLSKVDGAAVKVEVPDSVKDGANSGGSTPAGPTTASGVTVKEDSVKSIFTENIQTSGAYSAREEGLKREEETGKLRFLCLSNDGVDEHMVWLIGLKNIFARQLPNMPKEYIVRLVMDRSHKSVMVIRRSTVVGGITYRPYKSQKFGEIAFCAITADEQVKGYGTRLMNHLKQHARDVDGLTHFLTYADNNAVGYFIKQGFTKEISLEKDIWHGYIKDYDGGILMECKMDLKLPYTDLSTMIHRQRQAIDEKIRELSNCHTIYPGIDFQKKEAGIPKKVFKVEDIPGLREAGWTPDQYGYSRFKPSIAPGDNASYQKSLTVFMRTLLKSMQDHPDAWPFKEPVDGRDVPDYYDIIKNPMDLKTMSKRVDSEMYYVTFEMFVADSKRMFENARTYNSPETIYYKCATRLEAHFTSKANLQAGVPFLK; encoded by the exons ATGGACTCCCACCCACCGCACCTAAACCCCGCCACCGCCGCCGCCCGTTCACGGAGTTCTCATTCCCACTCTCAATCCCAATCTCCTTCTCACTCCTCCGCCTCTGTCTCTGCCGCAACCTCCTCTCTCCACCACCACCCTCACCACAACAAACGCAAGCGCAATCCTCTTCCCACTACCACCACCACCCCCGCCAATGACGCTCCTCCCTCCTCTTTTCTCTCTGCCGATACCACCGACGATCTCGACAGTGTTTCTGCAGCTACACCCGCCGATAACTCATCCGACGACGCCGCTGCCGCTACTCCTGCCGATAACGAAGACGACGATGACGACGACAACGACAATTTCCCTCCTAACGACTCCTCCTCTATTCGCACCTTCACCGCTGCTCGTCTCGACAATGCGCCCAGAAGTTCCAAGCTAAGTAAGGTTGACGGTGCTGCTGTTAAGGTTGAGGTTCCTGATTCGGTAAAAGACGGCGCGAATTCCGGCGGTTCCACCCCTGCGGGTCCCACTACTGCGAGTGGCGTGACGGTGAAGGAGGATTCAGTGAAGAGTATTTTCACGGAGAATATTCAGACTAGTGGTGCTTATAGTGCTCGAGAAGAAGGTTTGAAGCGTGAG GAAGAAACTGGAAAATTGAGATTCTTGTGTCTTTCAAATGATGGAGTTGATGAGCATATGGTTTG GCTTATAGGGCTGAAAAATATATTTGCCAGACAACTTCCTAACATGCCAAAGGAATACATTGTTCGTCTTGTTATGGACAG AAGCCATAAATCAGTGATGGTTATCAGACGTTCGACTGTTGTTGGTGGCATCACTTATCGTCCATACAAGAG CCAAAAATTTGGGGAGATAGCCTTCTGTGCTATTACTGCTGATGAACAAGTGAAAGGCTATGGCACTAGACTGATGAATCACCTAAAACAGCATGCACGCGATGTTGATGGATTAACTCATTTTCTTACTTACGCAGACAATAATGCTGTTGGTTATTTTATCAAACAG GGGTTTACTAAAGAGATCTCCTTGGAGAAGGACATATGGCACGG GTATATCAAGGACTATGATGGAGGAATTCTTATGGAATGCAAAATGGATCTAAAGCTTCCATATACGGATTTGTCAACTATGATCCATCGTCAAAGGCAG GCCATTGATGAGAAAATCAGAGAGCTCTCAAATTGTCATACTATCTACCCTGGAATTGATTTTCAGAAG AAGGAGGCTGGCATTCCCAAAAAGGTCTTCAAAGTTGAGGATATTCCAGGATTGA GAGAGGCTGGGTGGACACCTGATCAATATGGATATTCAAGGTTTAAACCGTCAATTGCACCAGGGGACAATGCCTCGTATCAAAAATCTCTGACCGTCTTCATGCGGACTCTCTTGAAG TCTATGCAAGATCATCCCGATGCTTGGCCATTTAAGGAACCAGTTGATGGACGAGATGTGCCTGATTATTACGATATCATCAAGAATCCTATGG ATCTGAAAACAATGTCAAAGAGGGTGGACTCAGAGATGTATTATGTGACATTTGAGATGTTTGTCGCTGATTCAAAGAGAATGTTTGAGAACGCCCGCACCTATAATTCCCCCGAAACAATATATTATAAATGTGCAACCAG GTTGGAGGCGCATTTCACAAGTAAGGCAAATTTGCAGGCTGGAGTTCCATTTCTCAAGTGA
- the LOC130460675 gene encoding protein FAR1-RELATED SEQUENCE 5-like produces MAWVDLNESVPDLNENVPESSQYRLITDGQEVIVNPPSVGMCFTTGHEFFEFCQLYAFKEGFEMFIKSNKLKKEYKEKGVSKSGVGKYEAKPHMMELIRLKCKKGGVKKGVGSNVTGCKMNIYGVSRDGLFTILTCDLQHNHPLNPDCSRLMVNYRCIDGTTFKRAMINDMGGVSISKNFGTHLIEKGGYENITFNNRDLRNAINVERRSSRFSAADAAGLDAYFKAQRDLHPEFYSSIQVDDDGVFTNAFWSDARSRGTCKYFGDVITFDTTFACNRYRIPFAPFIGVNHHGKSIIFAAALISHENTPSFVWVFEEFLKCMGKAPLGILTDQDKAICRAIELVFPGVRHRLCLWHMLQNASKNLGSLSDWKKIDTLIRTAIHDLIDPDEFDEAWCHVMDEYGLRGPGWMKDAYDNRRQWAPAYNRGKFWAGMSSTQRSEGMNRFFKTHVNLDCGLVLFIHNYEYCMRIKAEEEKQDNFDNIDKPAKIDVDKSVLVEYVLVKTYTSEKFAEVVKERRGLTHTNVTKTSCHGSVVLYRADEKLTSPFWRKRFKSYDVRVDKENGDLHCSCNLFEFTGILCRHIMRAMDVEDFQFVPEKYILQRWMKCVRSYESIRVSYFDPLESIRLGKAKELSQRHNYLSELAMRNDDALRLYKEAMDVVRLKMEDVVGIRKTGEKGDDLICWWDPDARNVFGRRRLRPREFGERARLRDVEPVVDENRIKTPVDKRHTGRAKTKRNAPFGGKAGGNSKNKKVVTEEEVIANEELICNAFGNLPSYRARQQHANHVGGTYAENVPQSSNVHPSQSSQAHPSQLHLSQDCSQSFEFDINDWRTRL; encoded by the exons ATGGCTTGGGTAGACCTAAACGAAAGTGTCCCTGATCTGAATGAAAATGTTCCTGAAAGCTCACAATATAGATTAATAACTGATGGACAAGAAGTTATCGTTAACCCCCCTAGTGTAGGGATGTGTTTTACAACGGGCCATGAGTTTTTCGAATTTTGTCAGTTGTATGCCTTCAAAGAAGGATTTGAGATGTTTATCAAAAGTAATAAGCTGAAAAAAGAGTACAAAGAAAAGGGAGTATCTAAGTCTGGTGTGGGAAAGTATGAGGCAAAGCCGCATATGATGGAACTTATTAGATTAAAATGCAAGAAGGGAGGGGTGAAAAAAGGTGTTGGGTCTAATGTGACCGGTTGTAAGATGAATATTTACGGTGTAAGTAGAGATGGGCTATTTACTATATTGACTTGTGACTTGCAACACAATCATCCTTTAAATCCTGACTGTAGTAGACTGATGGTTAATTATAGATGTATAGACGGTACTACATTTAAGAGGGCGATGATCAATGACATGGGTGGTGTTAGCATAAGTAAGAACTTTGGTACGCATCTAATTGAAAAGGGAGGTTATGAAAATATTACATTTAATAATAGAGACTTGAGGAACGCAATCAACGTCGAACGTCGTTCATCAAGATTTAGTGCTGCAGATGCCGCAGGACTCGATGCTTACTTTAAGGCACAACGTGATTTGCATCCCGAGTTTTATAGCTCAATACAAGTAGATGATGATGGTGTTTTTACGAATGCATTTTGGTCGGATGCACGTAGTAGGGGTACATGCAAATATTTTGGGGATGTTATTACTTTTGATACTACTTTCGCTTGCAACCG GTATCGGATTCCATTTGCTCCATTCATTGGTGTAAACCATCATGGCAAATCAATTATATTTGCTGCGGCCTTAATTTCCCATGAAAATACTCCCTCATTTGTTTGGGTATTTGAAGAATTCCTGAAGTGTATGGGGAAGGCACCACTAGGCATCTTAACCGACCAAGACAAAGCAATTTGTAGAGCAATTGAGCTAGTCTTCCCGGGCGTCCGTCACAGACTATGTTTGTGGCACATGCTCCAGAATGCTAGTAAGAACCTAGGTAGTCTCAGTGATTGGAAGAAAATAGACACCCTGATCAGAACTGCAATACATGATCTGATTGATCCAGATGAGTTCGATGAAGCTTGGTGTCATGTGATGGATGAGTACGGTTTAAGGGGTCCTGGGTGGATGAAGGACGCGTATGATAACAGGCGTCAGTGGGCTCCGGCATATAATAGAGGAAAGTTTTGGGCAGGTATGTCTTCTACACAAAGGAGTGAGGGTATGAATAGATTTTTTAAAACTCACGTGAACTTAGATTGTGGTTTAGTTTTGTTCATTCATAATTATGAATATTGTATGAGGATAAAAGCTGAGGAAGAGAAACAGGATAATTTTGATAACATTGATAAGCCTGCTAAGATTGATGTTGATAAGAGTGTTTTAGTTGAGTATGTATTGGTTAAGACGTACACTAGTGAGAAGTTTGCTGAGGTTGTTAAAGAGCGTAGAGGATTGACACACACAAATGTCACGAAAACCTCATGTCATGGATCAGTGGTGTTGTATAGAGCTGATGAAAAACTAACCTCACCGTTTTGGCGGAAAAGGTTTAAAAGTTATGATGTTAGGGTGGATAAGGAAAATGGTGATTTACATTGCTCttgtaacttgtttgaatttacGGGAATACTTTGTAGACATATAATGCGTGCAATGGATGTAGAGGATTTTCAATTTGTTCCAGAAAAGTACATACTACAACGGTGGATGAAGTGTGTTAGGTCGTACGAGAGCATTCGAGTATCTTACTTCGACCCTCTTGAATCTATCAGATTGGGCAAAGCCAAAGAGCTTTCACAACGGCATAATTACTTGTCTGAATTAGCTATGCGTAATGATGATGCACTTCGGTTGTACAAGGAGGCTATGGATGTTGTGCGGCTAAAAATGGAGGATGTAGTCGGAATACGAAAGACTGGGGAAAAAGGAGACGACCTTATATGTTGGTGGGACCCAGATGCGAGAAATGTATTTGGTCGTCGAAGGCTACGTCCACGAGAATTTGGTGAGAGAGCCAGATTAAGGGATGTAGAACCGGTCGTGGACGAGAACAGGATCAAAACACCGGTTGACAAACGGCATACTGGTAGGGCAAAGACAAAAAGGAATGCTCCTTTTGGTGGAAAGGCCGGTGGGAATTCTAAGAACAAAAAAGTGGTTACTGAAGAGGAAGTTATTGCTAATGAg GAACTTATTTGCAACGCATTTGGAAATCTTCCAAGTTACCGTGCTAGGCAACAACACGCGAATCACGTTGGGGGTACATATGCGGAGAACGTCCCACAAAGTTCTAATGTACATCCTTCTCAAAGTTCTCAAGCACACCCGTCCCAATTACATTTGTCTCAGGATTGTTCACAGTCATTTGAATTTGATATTAACGATTGGCGCACCAGATTGTGA
- the LOC110783711 gene encoding histone acetyltransferase GCN5 isoform X1: MDSHPPHLNPATAAARSRSSHSHSQSQSPSHSSASVSAATSSLHHHPHHNKRKRNPLPTTTTTPANDAPPSSFLSADTTDDLDSVSAATPADNSSDDAAAATPADNEDDDDDDNDNFPPNDSSSIRTFTAARLDNAPRSSKLSKVDGAAVKVEVPDSVKDGANSGGSTPAGPTTASGVTVKEDSVKSIFTENIQTSGAYSAREEGLKREEETGKLRFLCLSNDGVDEHMVWLIGLKNIFARQLPNMPKEYIVRLVMDRSHKSVMVIRRSTVVGGITYRPYKSQKFGEIAFCAITADEQVKGYGTRLMNHLKQHARDVDGLTHFLTYADNNAVGYFIKQGFTKEISLEKDIWHGYIKDYDGGILMECKMDLKLPYTDLSTMIHRQRQAIDEKIRELSNCHTIYPGIDFQKHMIQKEAGIPKKVFKVEDIPGLREAGWTPDQYGYSRFKPSIAPGDNASYQKSLTVFMRTLLKSMQDHPDAWPFKEPVDGRDVPDYYDIIKNPMDLKTMSKRVDSEMYYVTFEMFVADSKRMFENARTYNSPETIYYKCATRLEAHFTSKANLQAGVPFLK, translated from the exons ATGGACTCCCACCCACCGCACCTAAACCCCGCCACCGCCGCCGCCCGTTCACGGAGTTCTCATTCCCACTCTCAATCCCAATCTCCTTCTCACTCCTCCGCCTCTGTCTCTGCCGCAACCTCCTCTCTCCACCACCACCCTCACCACAACAAACGCAAGCGCAATCCTCTTCCCACTACCACCACCACCCCCGCCAATGACGCTCCTCCCTCCTCTTTTCTCTCTGCCGATACCACCGACGATCTCGACAGTGTTTCTGCAGCTACACCCGCCGATAACTCATCCGACGACGCCGCTGCCGCTACTCCTGCCGATAACGAAGACGACGATGACGACGACAACGACAATTTCCCTCCTAACGACTCCTCCTCTATTCGCACCTTCACCGCTGCTCGTCTCGACAATGCGCCCAGAAGTTCCAAGCTAAGTAAGGTTGACGGTGCTGCTGTTAAGGTTGAGGTTCCTGATTCGGTAAAAGACGGCGCGAATTCCGGCGGTTCCACCCCTGCGGGTCCCACTACTGCGAGTGGCGTGACGGTGAAGGAGGATTCAGTGAAGAGTATTTTCACGGAGAATATTCAGACTAGTGGTGCTTATAGTGCTCGAGAAGAAGGTTTGAAGCGTGAG GAAGAAACTGGAAAATTGAGATTCTTGTGTCTTTCAAATGATGGAGTTGATGAGCATATGGTTTG GCTTATAGGGCTGAAAAATATATTTGCCAGACAACTTCCTAACATGCCAAAGGAATACATTGTTCGTCTTGTTATGGACAG AAGCCATAAATCAGTGATGGTTATCAGACGTTCGACTGTTGTTGGTGGCATCACTTATCGTCCATACAAGAG CCAAAAATTTGGGGAGATAGCCTTCTGTGCTATTACTGCTGATGAACAAGTGAAAGGCTATGGCACTAGACTGATGAATCACCTAAAACAGCATGCACGCGATGTTGATGGATTAACTCATTTTCTTACTTACGCAGACAATAATGCTGTTGGTTATTTTATCAAACAG GGGTTTACTAAAGAGATCTCCTTGGAGAAGGACATATGGCACGG GTATATCAAGGACTATGATGGAGGAATTCTTATGGAATGCAAAATGGATCTAAAGCTTCCATATACGGATTTGTCAACTATGATCCATCGTCAAAGGCAG GCCATTGATGAGAAAATCAGAGAGCTCTCAAATTGTCATACTATCTACCCTGGAATTGATTTTCAGAAG CATATGATTCAGAAGGAGGCTGGCATTCCCAAAAAGGTCTTCAAAGTTGAGGATATTCCAGGATTGA GAGAGGCTGGGTGGACACCTGATCAATATGGATATTCAAGGTTTAAACCGTCAATTGCACCAGGGGACAATGCCTCGTATCAAAAATCTCTGACCGTCTTCATGCGGACTCTCTTGAAG TCTATGCAAGATCATCCCGATGCTTGGCCATTTAAGGAACCAGTTGATGGACGAGATGTGCCTGATTATTACGATATCATCAAGAATCCTATGG ATCTGAAAACAATGTCAAAGAGGGTGGACTCAGAGATGTATTATGTGACATTTGAGATGTTTGTCGCTGATTCAAAGAGAATGTTTGAGAACGCCCGCACCTATAATTCCCCCGAAACAATATATTATAAATGTGCAACCAG GTTGGAGGCGCATTTCACAAGTAAGGCAAATTTGCAGGCTGGAGTTCCATTTCTCAAGTGA
- the LOC110781784 gene encoding protein ELC-like has product MKPTSSMEFIDTSLFESGSFELSYKNPTQKWIIRKHFLKLFKDFPCFIPSTNKFDHYDGTTTNLLNISGFLHVSDFSPEVPLIIWLHENYPSAPPMIFIPSNPECPVYENHPYINPSGVVTPPYILHWDQKRSNLCDLIHNLENLFQHDHPSMPMSKSTILYDLVAKISTDLAALEVQTRKDIERESTNQAQLQKRRDVIDDFVTILEVERDNLNKRVVDLREYNDKLLDWLRKNKNGASMACVQVIGDKSKMIDCKASYKALDDVVYGLDEGLEQGVISLDEYMRQVRVLAREQFFHIAMFFKLRPSRS; this is encoded by the coding sequence ATGAAACCAACATCTTCAATGGAGTTCATAGACACATCCCTCTTTGAAAGTGGTTCATTTGAACTCTCATACAAAAATCCTACCCAAAAATGGATAATCCGAAAACATTTTCTTAAACTGTTCAAAGATTTTCCCTGTTTCATACCATCAACTAACAAATTCGATCATTATGATGGTACAACTACGAATCTTCTAAACATTTCTGGATTTCTTCACGTCTCTGATTTTTCACCCGAGGTGCCTCTCATCATCTGGCTCCACGAAAATTACCCTTCCGCCCCTCCTATGATCTTTATCCCATCAAACCCAGAATGTCCAGTTTACGAAAACCACCCATACATTAACCCGTCTGGTGTTGTTACCCCACCTTACATACTACATTGGGACCAAAAAAGGAGCAACTTATGTGACCTTATACACAACCTTGAAAACCTCTTTCAACATGATCACCCCTCCATGCCTATGTCGAAATCTACCATCCTATACGATCTTGTTGCGAAGATTTCTACCGATTTGGCTGCCTTAGAAGTTCAAACTCGAAAGGATATCGAGAGAGAGTCCACTAACCAAGCCCAACTGCAAAAAAGAAGAGATGTTATAGACGATTTTGTTACCATCCTTGAAGTTGAACGCGACAATCTTAATAAAAGAGTGGTGGATTTGAGAGAGTATAATGATAAGTTATTGGATTGGTTGAGAAAGAACAAAAATGGTGCATCAATGGCTTGTGTTCAAGTAATTGGTGACAAGTCAAAGATGATTGATTGTAAGGCTTCTTATAAGGCTTTAGATGATGTTGTGTATGGGTTGGATGAGGGTCTTGAACAAGGTGTGATAAGTTTAGATGAGTATATGAGACAAGTTAGAGTTCTAGCTAGGGAGCAGTTTTTTCATATTGCTATGTTTTTTAAGTTAAGACCATCTCGTTCTTAA
- the LOC130460790 gene encoding uncharacterized protein codes for MATSVNKITTRCSEIDSMMSGGITIGEVTEVCGENASGDLETLNGNPLDYITTKQVDTPHEIPDVLEWTVKLIKMSQNSSMPIRVVVIDSIGSMFTGHFENNVVGSTERKDLIQAIGYGLRTIAASNHVAVVVANNVIDVFPSDHDTTQNFIISSGRIYMAIEQGTPNSANSSRGSSCKAH; via the exons ATGGCTACTAGTGTAAACAAAATCACAACGAGATGCAGTGAAATCGATTCGATGATGAGTGGGGGAATAACAATCGGTGAAGTGACTGAGGTGTGTGGCGAAAATGCATCAG GGGACCTTGAAACATTAAATGGAAATCCTTTGGATTACATAACTACAAAGCAAGTTGACACTCCTCATGAAATACCGGATGTGCTAGAATGGACTGTAAAACTTATTAAAATGTCTCAAAATTCATCAATGCCAATCCGCGTTGTTGTTATTGATTCAATAGGTAGTATGTTCACTGGTCATTTTGAAAACAATGTTGTTGGCTCAACCGAAAGAAAGGATCTTATACAAGCTATTGGTTATGGGTTACGTACAATTGCCGCATCCAATCATGTTGCCGTTGTTGTGGCTAACAATGTGATTGACGTATTTCCATCTGATCACGATACAACGCAAAATTTCATTATATCGTCCGGGAGAATATATATGGCTATTGAGCAAGGAACACCCAATTCGGCAAATTCTTCGCGAGGCAGTTCTTGTAAGGCACATTAA
- the LOC110783711 gene encoding histone acetyltransferase GCN5 isoform X3, whose protein sequence is MDSHPPHLNPATAAARSRSSHSHSQSQSPSHSSASVSAATSSLHHHPHHNKRKRNPLPTTTTTPANDAPPSSFLSADTTDDLDSVSAATPADNSSDDAAAATPADNEDDDDDDNDNFPPNDSSSIRTFTAARLDNAPRSSKLSKVDGAAVKVEVPDSVKDGANSGGSTPAGPTTASGVTVKEDSVKSIFTENIQTSGAYSAREEGLKREEETGKLRFLCLSNDGVDEHMVWLIGLKNIFARQLPNMPKEYIVRLVMDRSHKSVMVIRRSTVVGGITYRPYKSQKFGEIAFCAITADEQVKGYGTRLMNHLKQHARDVDGLTHFLTYADNNAVGYFIKQGFTKEISLEKDIWHGYIKDYDGGILMECKMDLKLPYTDLSTMIHRQRQAIDEKIRELSNCHTIYPGIDFQKEAGIPKKVFKVEDIPGLREAGWTPDQYGYSRFKPSIAPGDNASYQKSLTVFMRTLLKSMQDHPDAWPFKEPVDGRDVPDYYDIIKNPMDLKTMSKRVDSEMYYVTFEMFVADSKRMFENARTYNSPETIYYKCATRLEAHFTSKANLQAGVPFLK, encoded by the exons ATGGACTCCCACCCACCGCACCTAAACCCCGCCACCGCCGCCGCCCGTTCACGGAGTTCTCATTCCCACTCTCAATCCCAATCTCCTTCTCACTCCTCCGCCTCTGTCTCTGCCGCAACCTCCTCTCTCCACCACCACCCTCACCACAACAAACGCAAGCGCAATCCTCTTCCCACTACCACCACCACCCCCGCCAATGACGCTCCTCCCTCCTCTTTTCTCTCTGCCGATACCACCGACGATCTCGACAGTGTTTCTGCAGCTACACCCGCCGATAACTCATCCGACGACGCCGCTGCCGCTACTCCTGCCGATAACGAAGACGACGATGACGACGACAACGACAATTTCCCTCCTAACGACTCCTCCTCTATTCGCACCTTCACCGCTGCTCGTCTCGACAATGCGCCCAGAAGTTCCAAGCTAAGTAAGGTTGACGGTGCTGCTGTTAAGGTTGAGGTTCCTGATTCGGTAAAAGACGGCGCGAATTCCGGCGGTTCCACCCCTGCGGGTCCCACTACTGCGAGTGGCGTGACGGTGAAGGAGGATTCAGTGAAGAGTATTTTCACGGAGAATATTCAGACTAGTGGTGCTTATAGTGCTCGAGAAGAAGGTTTGAAGCGTGAG GAAGAAACTGGAAAATTGAGATTCTTGTGTCTTTCAAATGATGGAGTTGATGAGCATATGGTTTG GCTTATAGGGCTGAAAAATATATTTGCCAGACAACTTCCTAACATGCCAAAGGAATACATTGTTCGTCTTGTTATGGACAG AAGCCATAAATCAGTGATGGTTATCAGACGTTCGACTGTTGTTGGTGGCATCACTTATCGTCCATACAAGAG CCAAAAATTTGGGGAGATAGCCTTCTGTGCTATTACTGCTGATGAACAAGTGAAAGGCTATGGCACTAGACTGATGAATCACCTAAAACAGCATGCACGCGATGTTGATGGATTAACTCATTTTCTTACTTACGCAGACAATAATGCTGTTGGTTATTTTATCAAACAG GGGTTTACTAAAGAGATCTCCTTGGAGAAGGACATATGGCACGG GTATATCAAGGACTATGATGGAGGAATTCTTATGGAATGCAAAATGGATCTAAAGCTTCCATATACGGATTTGTCAACTATGATCCATCGTCAAAGGCAG GCCATTGATGAGAAAATCAGAGAGCTCTCAAATTGTCATACTATCTACCCTGGAATTGATTTTCAGAAG GAGGCTGGCATTCCCAAAAAGGTCTTCAAAGTTGAGGATATTCCAGGATTGA GAGAGGCTGGGTGGACACCTGATCAATATGGATATTCAAGGTTTAAACCGTCAATTGCACCAGGGGACAATGCCTCGTATCAAAAATCTCTGACCGTCTTCATGCGGACTCTCTTGAAG TCTATGCAAGATCATCCCGATGCTTGGCCATTTAAGGAACCAGTTGATGGACGAGATGTGCCTGATTATTACGATATCATCAAGAATCCTATGG ATCTGAAAACAATGTCAAAGAGGGTGGACTCAGAGATGTATTATGTGACATTTGAGATGTTTGTCGCTGATTCAAAGAGAATGTTTGAGAACGCCCGCACCTATAATTCCCCCGAAACAATATATTATAAATGTGCAACCAG GTTGGAGGCGCATTTCACAAGTAAGGCAAATTTGCAGGCTGGAGTTCCATTTCTCAAGTGA